A stretch of the Candidatus Angelobacter sp. genome encodes the following:
- a CDS encoding sigma-70 family RNA polymerase sigma factor → MAAKKKPGPSSQKKTRSKRNFRLARRKPAVAGITVRGPAPVRAEVPREDGAAVVIAARERSSYDGDTAIKLYLREIGQVKLLTPQEEIELAARIKKGDKKAREQMIKANLRLVVKIAHDYEGLGLPLLDLINEGNIGLMKAVERFDPAKGGKLSTYGAWWIKQSIKRALANQSKTIRLPVHLVDKIS, encoded by the coding sequence ATGGCGGCGAAAAAGAAACCCGGACCGTCTTCACAAAAAAAGACGCGCTCGAAACGGAATTTCCGGCTCGCGCGGCGGAAGCCGGCGGTGGCGGGGATCACGGTTCGCGGCCCTGCGCCTGTCCGCGCGGAGGTGCCGCGTGAAGATGGAGCGGCCGTCGTGATCGCGGCCCGCGAGCGCTCCTCCTACGACGGCGACACCGCCATCAAACTTTACCTGCGCGAGATCGGGCAGGTGAAACTTCTCACGCCGCAGGAGGAGATCGAACTCGCGGCCCGCATCAAGAAGGGTGATAAGAAGGCCCGCGAGCAGATGATCAAGGCGAATCTCCGCCTGGTTGTGAAAATTGCGCATGATTACGAAGGTCTGGGGCTGCCGCTGCTCGATTTGATCAATGAAGGCAACATCGGCCTGATGAAGGCGGTCGAGCGTTTCGACCCGGCCAAGGGCGGCAAGCTTTCCACATACGGCGCCTGGTGGATCAAGCAATCCATCAAGCGCGCGCTGGCCAATCAGTCAAAGACCATCCGCCTGCCGGTCCATCTGGTGGACAAAATCTCCAA